One Peromyscus leucopus breed LL Stock chromosome 4, UCI_PerLeu_2.1, whole genome shotgun sequence genomic region harbors:
- the Atg13 gene encoding autophagy-related protein 13 isoform X2, producing the protein METDLNSQDRKDLDKFIKFFALKTVQVIVQARLGEKICTRSSSSPTGSDWFNLAIKDIPEVTHEAKKALSGQLPAVGRSMCVEISLKTSEGDSMELEIWCLEMNEKCDKEIKVSYTVYNRLSLLLKSLLAITRVTPAYRLSRKQGHEYVILYRIYFGEVQLNGLGEGFQTVRVGTVGTPVGTITLSCAYRINLAFMSTRQFERTPPIMGIIIDHFVDRPYPSSSPMHPCNYRTGEDAGVTYPSVEDSQEVCTTSFSTSPPSQCVFTVTKAHFQTPTPVVTDTLRVPMAGLAFSHQPAVLGLGSADLAYPVVFAAGLNTTHTHQLMVPGKEGGVPLAPNQPAHGTQADQERLVTHTPSDGTHCAATPSSSEDTETVSNSSEGRASPHDVLETIFVRKVGAFVNKPINQVTLTSLDIPFAMFAPKNLELEDADPMVNPPDSPETTSPLHGSLHSDGSSGGSSGNTHDDFVMIDFKPAFSKDDILPMDLGTFYREFQNPPQLSSLSIDIGAQSMAEDLDSLPEKLAVHEKNVREFDAFVETLQ; encoded by the exons ATGGAAACTGATCTCAATTCCCAGGACAGAAAGGACCTGGACAAGTTTATTAAGTTTTTTGCACTCAAG ACTGTCCAAGTAATTGTCCAGGCTCGACTTGGTGAAAAGATTTGCACCCGCTCATCTTCTTCCCCAACGGGTTCAGATTGG TTCAATTTAGCAATCAAAGACATCCCAGAAGTAACACATGAAGCAAAGAAGGCCCTGTCAGGGCAGCTGCCTGCTGTGGGGCGCTCTATGTGTGTGGAGATCTCACTCAAGACTTCTGAG GGAGACTCCATGGAGTTGGAAATTTGGTGTcttgaaatgaatgaaaa GTGTGACAAAGAAATCAAAGTTTCCTACACTGTATACAACAGACTGTCCCTGCTGCTGAAGTCTCTTCTCGCTATTACGAGGGTGACACCAGCCTACAGACTCTCCAGAAAACAAGGGCATGAATATGTAATACTGTACAG GATTTATTTTGGGGAAGTTCAACTGAATGGTTTAGGAGAAG GCTTCCAGACAGTTCGAGTTGGAACAGTGGGCACCCCTGTCGGCACCATCACTCTTTCCTGCGCTTACAGAATTAATTTGGCATTCATGTCTACCAG GCAATTTGAGAGGACACCACCTATCATGGGGATTATCATTGATCACTTTGTTGACCGTCCCTatcccagctcctctcccatGCACCCCTGCAATTACAG AACTGGTGAGGATGCTGGAGTCACGTACCCATCAGTGGAAGACTCTCAGGAAGTGTGTACCACCTCCttttccacctcccctccctcccag tgtgtgttTACTGTCACAAAGGCACATTTTCAGACCCCTACTCCTGTGGTGACGGACACTCTGAGGGTCCCCATGGCAGGACTGGCCTTTTCCCATCAA CCTGCTGTCCTGGGCCTTGGATCGGCTGACCTGGCTTATCCAGTAGTGTTTGCTGCTGGCTTAAACACTACACACACTCACCAG CTGATGGTTccagggaaggaaggtggggTACCTCTTGCTCCCAACCAGCCTGCTCACGGCACCCAGGCTGACCAGGAGAGACTGGTGACTCACACACCTTCTGATGGGACCCACTGTGCTGCCACGCCCTCTAGCAG tGAGGACACTGAGACTGTGTCTAACAGCAGTGAGGGACGGGCCTCACCCCATGACGTCTTGGAGACTATCTTTGTCCGAAAAGTGGGAGCATTTGTCAACAAACCCATCAACCAG GTGACCCTGACAAGTTTGGACATACCCTTTGCCATGTTTGCTCCCAAGAATTTGGAGCTGGAGGATGCTGATCCTATG GTGAACCCCCCGGACTCTCCAGAGACCACGTCTCCCCTCCACGGCAGCCTGCACTCAGATGGCTCCAGCGGGGGCAGCAGTGGCAATACACATGACGACTTTGTAATGATTGACTTT aaacctgCTTTTTCTAAAGACGACATTCTTCCGATGGACTTGGGGACCTTTTACCGTGAATTTCAGAATCCCCCTCAGCTGAGCAGCCTCTCCATAGATATTGGAGCCCAGTCTATGGCGGAAGACTTG GATTCCTTACCAGAGAAGCTGGCTGTGCATGAGAAGAATGTCCGAGAATTTGATGCCTTTGTTGAAACCCTGCAGTAA